In Actinoplanes lobatus, the DNA window ACGGCTACCGCCTCGCCGAACGTCGTAAGGCCTTCGGGCTCACCCAGGCGGAGGTGGCCGAACGGATGGGTGTCACCAAGGGCCGGGTCTCGCAGATCGAGAACGGCGACGTGTCCACCGTCGATGCCATCGCACGCTATGTTCAGGCGCTCGGAGGCCATCTTCAGATCGCCGCCGTCTTCGGCGACGACCACTACATTCTGTGCAGCACCGAGACCGACGAGACCACCCGGTCCGACGCGGATCATCCGACCAGGGCTTCCACCGGTTGACCGGTGATCGTGGCGATGAGCTCGAAATCCTTGTCCACCGCGAGCACGGTCAGGCCAACCTTCTCAGCGGTCGCCGCGACGAGCAGGTCCGGAATCGACGGGGCCCGGTGCTGGCCACGGTCGGCGAGGATCATCTGCACCTCCAGGGCCCGGTCCTCGATGGCGGGCGTCAGGTATTCGACCGGCATGTAGGACAGCGGTGGGCGTGCGAACTGCTGCCGGCCGGCCTCGCCCGAGCGCGCCGAGTAGCCGAGCTCGAGCCGGGTGATCGTGGAGAGCCGCACCAGTCCACGGCCGATCCGGGTGCTCCAGTCGTCCCGGTTCGCTACCTGGCCGGTTTGCAGCCGGACGTAGGCGGACTTGTCGATCAACCAGCTCGTCACCGCCACGCCGACTCCATCACGTCGGGATCGTCCAGGTCCGCGAAGACCTCGGCGGATCGGTCCCAGTCCGCTGCGGTCACCGTGCGTTCGGCCGGAGGGATACCTTCCTCGAACTTGCGGCGAAGGTATTCGTTTCGCGACAGTCCGAGCCGCGCCGCGGCGGCGTCGATCCGGTCGACAGCTTCCTGGCTCAGGTCCCGGATGAGGATGTTCGGCATGGTGACCTCCGGCATGCAGGCAGTGATATCACGATATCAATCAGCCTTGGCCGATGTTCCCCCGAAAGGGTGAGCCACCGAGTGGCGGCCCACCCTTTCGGCGGTCAGAGGAGGGCTACGGAGCGGGCGCCCTCGCCGCGGGACATGCGGTCGAAAGCGGCCGGGACCTCGGCCAGGGTGATCCGGTCGGTGATCAGGTGGTCCAGGTTGAGCTTGCCGTCGAGGACGTCGCGGGCCAGGGCCGGAACCTCGATGTCGGTGTCCGCCTGCCCGTACACCGAAGCCTTGAGGGTCCGCGCCGACGAGAAGATGTCGAGCGCGCCCAGCTGGACCATGTCGTCGGCCGCGCCCATGCCGACCACGGTGACCTGGCCGCCGCGCCGGGTGGCGCGCCACGCGGCGCGGATGGTCGACGCCCGGCCGACGCATTCGATGGCGTGATCGGTGCCGAGCCTGCCGGTCAGGTTGCGGATCTCCTTGGACAGGTTGTCCGAGGAGACCACGAAGTCGGTGGCGCCGGCCGCCTCGGCCAGGCCCTTCTTCGCCTCGGTGACGTCGACGGCGATGACCTTGCCGGCGCCGGCCGCGCGGGCCGCGGCGACCGCCGACAGCCCGACCCCGCCGAGGCCGATGACCAGCACCGATTCGCCCGGCTTGACCTGGGCGGTGTTGCGGACCGCGCCGCTGCCGGTGAGCACCGAGCACCCGAGC includes these proteins:
- the vapB gene encoding type II toxin-antitoxin system VapB family antitoxin; this translates as MPEVTMPNILIRDLSQEAVDRIDAAAARLGLSRNEYLRRKFEEGIPPAERTVTAADWDRSAEVFADLDDPDVMESAWR
- a CDS encoding PIN domain nuclease, encoding MTSWLIDKSAYVRLQTGQVANRDDWSTRIGRGLVRLSTITRLELGYSARSGEAGRQQFARPPLSYMPVEYLTPAIEDRALEVQMILADRGQHRAPSIPDLLVAATAEKVGLTVLAVDKDFELIATITGQPVEALVG
- a CDS encoding alcohol dehydrogenase catalytic domain-containing protein, whose amino-acid sequence is MSHYMRGLVVRSAGVPAELVELRLPEIGPGQVRVKVRAAGVCHSDLSMINGTLRPPHPLVLGHEAAGEVVEVGEHVTRARVGDHVVLNWQPACRSCWFCEHGQPWLCSTSSGVAALENGLTLDGAPVHVTLGLGAFAEQVVAPENAVIRVPKELNFELAALLGCSVLTGSGAVRNTAQVKPGESVLVIGLGGVGLSAVAAARAAGAGKVIAVDVTEAKKGLAEAAGATDFVVSSDNLSKEIRNLTGRLGTDHAIECVGRASTIRAAWRATRRGGQVTVVGMGAADDMVQLGALDIFSSARTLKASVYGQADTDIEVPALARDVLDGKLNLDHLITDRITLAEVPAAFDRMSRGEGARSVALL